The genomic window AGATGAAAGAAGTAGGAATGGTACCTGTTTTCTATCATCAAGATGTAGAAGTGTGTAAAAAAGTGTTGAAAGCTTGTTACGATGGCGGTGCTCGTGTATTCGAGTTTACAAACAGAGGAGACTTCGCTCATGAAGTATTTGCTGAATTAGTGAAATTCAGAAATACAGATATGCCAGAAATGGCGATGGGAATTGGTAGTATTTATGATGCAGGTACGACAGCATTGTACTTACAAATTGGTGCTGACTTTATCGTATCTCCAATTCTTAATGCAGATATGGCCAAAGTATGTAACCGTAGAAAAGTATCTTGGTCACCAGGCTGTGGATCTCTAACAGAGATTTCATATGCAGAAGAATTAGGAGCAGAGGTAGTAAAAATCTTCCCAGGCGCACAAGTAGGTGGTCCAGATTTCGTGAAAGCAGTAAAGGGTCCTCAACCTTGGTCGAGCATTATGCCAACAGGTGGTGTGAAACCAGAAAGAGAAAACTTAGAAACATGGATCAAAGCCGGAGTACACTGTGTAGGTATAGGCTCACAGTTGTTCAA from Flammeovirga yaeyamensis includes these protein-coding regions:
- a CDS encoding bifunctional 4-hydroxy-2-oxoglutarate aldolase/2-dehydro-3-deoxy-phosphogluconate aldolase; this translates as MKFSRIEVALKMKEVGMVPVFYHQDVEVCKKVLKACYDGGARVFEFTNRGDFAHEVFAELVKFRNTDMPEMAMGIGSIYDAGTTALYLQIGADFIVSPILNADMAKVCNRRKVSWSPGCGSLTEISYAEELGAEVVKIFPGAQVGGPDFVKAVKGPQPWSSIMPTGGVKPERENLETWIKAGVHCVGIGSQLFKKGDDGQYNLDQITSQVKEVLQIIKEIR